The region CACCAGCGTCTCCACGTCACGGCCGCCGCCCCAGGCGCCGGGGAACTTGACGAGCAGCGGCACGTGCAGAAGCTCGTCGTACAGGCTCTGGCCGTGGAAGAACCCGCCGTGGTCCCAGAGCTCCTCGCCATGGTCGGCCGTCACGATGATCAGGGCCTTGTCGTAGAGCCCCGCACTTCGCAGCGCGCCGAGAAGCCGGCCGATTGAGGCATCGGTAGCGGCGAGCGATGCGTCGTAGAGCTGGCCGATGCGACGCTGGTCGCCGGCGTTGTAGGTTCCCGCCCAAGCGCCGGCCATGTCGTTGAACGAAAGGCCGATCGGGCCTTTGTAGTCGGGATCGACGAAGCGGCGCGCGACGTCCTCGGGGGGATTGAGCGGCGTGTGCACGTCGAGATAGTGCACATAGAGAAAAAACGGATCGGCCGCAGCGTTGCCGAGCCACGCGATCGCGTCGTCGGTCAGGCGCGTCGCGTCGAAGTCTCCTCCCGAGAGCTGCTCGAATGTCGGGCTCAGACGACCGAGCCACTTGGTGACGTACGGATTGTGGATGAAGGCGCCCGTGCGCGAATAGCCGGCGGCCTGCAGCAGCGAGAGCAGCGAGACATCATGGTGCAGGTCCGGAAACAGGTTGGACGTGAAGATCTGCGGAACCGACGGGATCGTCTTCGGTGCGGACGAGAACGCCGACCGAAACCTCACGCCGTCCTGCGAGAGCGCGGCAAGGGACGGAGCAACGTGGCGCAACCGCTCCTCGTCGTCGATGCGATCGGCGCGCAGCGCGTCGATCAGCAGGAAGACGATCGGGAACCCTTTCCGGACCGGCGGCGCCGGCAGGGCGGCGGGACGTTCACAGGACGTCGCCAGCAACGCGACGACGGCGAGTGTCGGAATGCAACGGTAACGGCGCATCGCAGGAGCGCCTGTCTGCTGGAAGTGTCGCCCGCAGACAAGTTCGCGCTCAGGCGCGC is a window of Candidatus Binatia bacterium DNA encoding:
- a CDS encoding sulfatase, with the protein product MRRYRCIPTLAVVALLATSCERPAALPAPPVRKGFPIVFLLIDALRADRIDDEERLRHVAPSLAALSQDGVRFRSAFSSAPKTIPSVPQIFTSNLFPDLHHDVSLLSLLQAAGYSRTGAFIHNPYVTKWLGRLSPTFEQLSGGDFDATRLTDDAIAWLGNAAADPFFLYVHYLDVHTPLNPPEDVARRFVDPDYKGPIGLSFNDMAGAWAGTYNAGDQRRIGQLYDASLAATDASIGRLLGALRSAGLYDKALIIVTADHGEELWDHGGFFHGQSLYDELLHVPLLVKFPGAWGGGRDVETLVRSVDLLPTVVDLLQRAGSAAAGAPLDGESLIPAVTGQAPPRTLFATVARIDDRSPPLHAVRTASAKLIVDQRSGQEQLFDLARDPGERDNIAGHADAHPLLEDLRGRLARFLEPLQSSGIHVRLVNGTGARLTYRIILRSRPAGPFVNLSRVDMEDGDRIGQNAGADGILMEGALAPGDEDEMRLDVLVPDGIVTTAIEVDPSGTPVETCAGTEAACVPVTSQRVALEPARVTTNATPARAADSSLQVRVWRIPAASTPILPNLSAADRERLRALGYAE